The genomic DNA TCAGCAGCGTCACGAACTCGGGGTTCTTGCGGTAGTAGCCGAGCACGAAGCGGATGACCTCGGTGAGCGCCTCCACCGGCCGCGAGGCATCCAGCGCAATGGCCGCCTCGGCGTCGTCCATGCGCTTGTAGATGCCTTCGAGCACCGCGATGAAGAGGCCTTCCTTGCTGCCGAAGTAGTAGTAGATCATCCGGTCGTACGACTTGGCGGCCTTGGAGATCTTCTCCACGCTGCCGCCGTCGTAGCCGTATTTGGCGAACACCTTGGTCGCCGACTTCAGGATGCTGTCGCGCGTGGCCTGTGCCGCGGCCTCGCGCACGCCCGTGCGGCGCTGGGGCTTGGCGGCGGTGCGGCTGTCGGCCATCGTGCGCGCGGCTCGGCCTACTTTTCGGCGAAGGCGCGTTCGACCACGAAGTCGCCGGGCGTCGAGGTGTTGCCTTCCTTGAAGCCGCGCTTCTCCAGGATGTGCTTCAGGTCCACCAGCAGGCCCGGGCTGCCGCACAGCATCACGCGGTCTTCCACCGGGTTGAGCGGGGGCAGGCCGAGGTCGTCGGTGAGCTTGTTGGTCTCGATCAGGTCGGTGATGCGGCCCTGGTTGCGGAATTCCTCGCGCGTGACCGTCGGGTAGTAGAGCAGCTGCTTCTCGACCATCTCGCCGAGGAACTCGTGCTTGGGCAGGTGGTCGGTCACGAGGTCGTGGTAGGCCAGCTCGTCGACCTGGCGCACGCCGTGCACCAGGATGACCTGCTCGAACTTCTCGTAGGTGTCCGGGTCGCGGATGATGCTCATGAACGGTGCGAGGCCCGTGCCCGTGCCGAACAGGTACAGGCGCTTGCCGGGCAGCGTGTAGTCGATCAGCAGCGTGCCGGTGGGCTTGCGGCCCACGATGATGGTGTCGCCGACCTGGATGTGCTGCAGCTTGGAGGTGAGCGGGCCTTCTTCCACCTTGATGCTCAGGAACTCGAGATGCTCCTCGTAGTTCGGGCTCACGATGCTGTAGGCGCGCAGCAGCGGCTTGTTGTTGACCTTCAGGCCGATCATCGTGAAATGGCCGTTGGAGAAGCGCAGCGCCGGGTCGCGCGTGGTGGTGAAGGTGAACAGGCGGTCGGTCCAGTGGTGGACGCTCAGGACGCGTTCTTCGCTGAAAGCACTCATACGGAACTCAAGAGTTGGTTGGAACAGTGGAAGGTGGCTGAGCCGGAACGCACGCTTGTGGGGCGTGCAGCCGCCGGCCGGCTGCGAACCCTCCATTGTCGTTGGTCGGAAAAACCCCGATGAACACCGCGAGAAAACACCATTGCAAGCATCGGGCCTGTTTGCTACATTGACCTCGAATGTAGTGAACGCAACATGAAAGTGTAGGGAATGCTACACAAATGGAAGGCGGCGCACAAGCGGGCAGGCGGCACGTTTGTTGCAACCCTCCGCTGACCGAGTTTCCCCGTGCCCGACCCGCATCACGCCCACGAGATCGCCCCGATGACAGAACACACCAAGACAGATGGCCTTCCCGGCATGGACATGCCGGTGGTGGCCGAAGCCGGCAGCGGCGCCTTCGGCAAGGCGCCCCCGCGCAACGAGAAGATGAGCAGCGCCAAGGTCGAATGCAACGCCTGCCCGGTGCTGTGCCAGATCTCCGACGGCCGCACCGGCGCCTGCGACCGCTATGCGAACAGGCAGGGCGTGCTGGTGCGCGTCGACCCGGTGCTGCTGCTGCGCCGCGAGATCGCGAGCGAGGCCCCGGTGCTGGTGCCCTTCGACCGCCCGGCTGCAGAGAAGCCCGAGGGCGGCGCGCCCGACTGGAGCGGCGACCTGCTGCACGCTGACGAAGTCTTCGTGACCGGCGTGGGCTCGTCCACCACCTATCCCGACTACAAGCCCGCTCCCTTCATCGTGGCCTCCAAAGCCCAAGGCGTCGACATGGTCACCGTCGTCACCGAAGGCATCTTCAGCTACTGCAGCTTCAAGGTGAAGATCGACACCGACCGCTTCCTCGGCTCCGAGCAGGCCAACGTGCGCTACAAGGGCGAGGTGGTCGGCCACGTGACCACGGCCGAGTACGGCTCGCAGATGCTGTCGCTGGGCGGCGTGCACCATCTCACCGGCGGCAGCAAGAAGGAAGGCCGCATGACGGCCGAGCTGATGCAGCTGCTGGGCAACAAGAAGGCCGTCGAATGCACCATCGACGGCGGTTCCACGCTCGTCATCCAGGCCGGAAAAGCACCCATCGTCAACGGCGTGGAGGAGCAGCGCATGCGCGTGGGCTGCGGCTCGGCGGCCGTGGGCATCTTCGCGCGCCAGTTCGCGGGCGTGGCCGACGAGGTGGTGGTGGTCGACGACCACATCACCGGCGTGCTCACAGAGCACCAGGCGGGGCGCTGTCTCGACATGGCGCCTTCGGGCATCCAGATGCTGGGGCGCAAGTCCACGCCGGGGCGCTACTTCCAGGTGGCGAATCCGGGCAACGGCTGGGGTGGCACCGACATCGCCGATCCGCTCTCGATCATCGAGGGCTGGGAAGAGGGCGTGGCGCGGCCGGGCCTGCGCCTGTTGATGACATCGACCACCGGCGAGCATGCGCAGTGGTACGTGCTCGACGAGGCGCTGAAGCCTGTCGAACAGCCAATGCCCGCCGAGGTGCGCCGCATCGTCGAGCGCATCGGCGAGAACTGCGAACCTTCGCTGTGCACCGTGCTGTTCCTCGGTGGTGCGGGCGGGTCCTTGCGCGCCGGCGTCACCGAAAACCCGGTGCTGCTCACGCGGGCCATCAAGCGCGCGCTGGTCAACGTCACCTGCGGCGGCGCGCCGGCCTATGTGTGGCCCGGCGGCGGCATCACCGTGATGGCGGACGTCATGCGCATGCCCGACAACAGCTTTGGCACCGTGCCCACGCCGGCCATCGTGGCGCCCATCGAGTTCAGCATGCGGCGTGACGACTACCAGGCGCTCGGCGGCCACATGGAACACATCTTCTCGCTCGAGCAGGCGCTTTCGCGCGGCGCGTGGCAGGAAGACGGCGCACCGCTGGCGCGGCAGTGGGTCGTGATGGACGATGCCAATCCGTGGCCGCTTGGCCACCCACCCATGCTGGGTTGAGCGATGGCCATCTTTTCGTGTGCCGTGGCTGTTGCCCCTTCCCCCACCGGGGGAAGGCCGGGATGGGGGCGGGCAGAGCGCCCGACGATTGCACCGCGTGCCCCCACCCCGACCCTCCCCCGGAAGGGGAGGGAGAAACAAAGCGCCGTCCCCGCGCTCTTGCTGCCATGACCGCCCAACGTACCGCGCTCGACGCGAACCGCTGGCACTTCAACCACGGCCCGATCGACATCGTGGCCGAGGCGCATGGCGACCCCTACGCTGTCGCAGCCGCGCACGACGCGGCCTGGGCGCGCTTCGGCCATGTGCTGGACGAACTGGTGCGCGAGCTGCCGCTGCTGCGCGCGCCCGTGGCCGGCGGCGTGCGCCCGCGCGGCGTGGTCGGTGCGCGCATGTGGGATGCCTGCGCGGCGTTCTCGCCGATGTTCATCACGCCGATGGCGGCGGTGGCCGGCTCGGTGGCGCAGGAGCTGATCGCGTTCTATGACCGCCCCGGCATCGAGCGCGCCTGGATCAACAACGGCGGCGACATTGCGCTGCACCTGGCGCCGGGCCATTCGGCGCGCGTGGGCGTCTATGCCGATCTCGCGCGCTTCGACTGGCGCGAGCGCGATACCGGCCTTCTCACCACCGACGGCCAGTTCGAAATCAAGGCCGCACAGCCGGTGCGCGGCGTGGCCACCAGCGGCTGGCGCGGGCGCAGCTTCTCGCTGGGCATTGCCGACAGCGTGACGGTCCTGGCCGCCACCGCAGCGCAGGCCGATGCCGCCGCCACCGCGATTGCCAATGCCGTCGACGTGGACGATGCGGCCATCGGACGGCGCCCCGCCAGCGAATGCAAGGACGATAGCGACCTGGGCGACACCCTGGTCACGGTCGATGTGCCGCCACTGGCGCCCTCGCAAGTGAAAAGCGCGCTCGACACCGGCGCCGTGTGCGCGAAGGTGCTGCAAAAAGGGGGGCTCGTCTGGGCCGCTCTGCTCGTTTGCCAGGGGCAGTGGCGACTTGTCGAACCCTTATGCTCGAAGTCGCTGCCCAGTGCACCGTCCGATGCAGTTGGTTCAGTATTTGCTTAACGAAAAGCAAGGTTCCTTTCCATGATCGATATACGCCGCGTCTTCACCCATGTCGAGCACATTCACCACGAGTTCGGACCGCGCGCCGCAACGCCGCTGGTGCGCGGTGCCATCGGCGCGGTGCTGACCAATCCCTTTGCGGGCCGCTACGAGCCCGACATCCTGCCGATGATGGCGCTGCTCGACCCGGTGGGCGTCGACATGGCGCACAAGCTGCATGCCGCCATGGACGTGCCGCTCGAGCAGATCGCCACCTATGGCAAGGGCGCCATCGTCGGCGCCGCCGGCGAGCTCGAACACGGCGCGCTCTGGCATGTGCCCGGCGGCTATGCGATGCGCGAGCTGCTCGGCTGGAAGGGCGACCGCGCGGCCTACACCGCGGGCAAGGCCGAAGAGAAAACCGGCCAGCCCGGCAACGCGCTGTCCATCGTGCCCTCGACCAAGAAGGTCGGCCCGCCCGGCGCCGCACTCGACGTGCCGCTCACCAACATCAACGCCAGCTACGTGCGCGGCCAGTTCGACGCCATCGAGGTGCGCGTGCCCGGCGCACCGGCAGCCGACGAGATCGTCTTCATCCTCGCGATGAGCACCGGCTACCGCGTGCATGCGCGCGTGGGCGGCCTGCTCGCGAAAGACATCAGCAAATGGGACGGCTTGCGCTGACCTGATGAACCAGAGACACGAAGAAGGAACACAAGACATGACCGCCAACATCCGCAAGCTCGTCATCCAGGTCGACGAAACCCGCAAGGAAATGGGCAAGGACATCGTGCCCCCCACGCGCCGCGCCGTGGCCATCGCGGTGATCGAGAACCCGTACGCGGGCCGCTTCAGCGAGAACCTCGACGAGCTGATCGCCATCGGCGAAGAGCTGGGCGCGCTGCTCGGCCAGAAGGCCGTGAAGGCGCTCGGCATCGAGCCGGGCCAGGCGCAGAGCTACGGCAAGGCGGCCATCGTCGGCGAGAACGGCGAGCTCGAGCATGCCGCCGCCATCCTGCATCCCAAGCTCGGCGCGCCGCTGCGCGCGGCGGTTGAAAGGGGCGCCGCGCTCGTGCCCTCGGCCAAGAAGCGCGGCACGCTGGGCACCGCCATCGACGTGCCGCTCGGCCACAAGGATGCGGCCTTCGTGCGCAGCCACTTCGACGCCGTCGAGGCCCGCGTGTCCGACGCGCCGCGCGCCAACGAGATCGTGGTGGCCGTGGCCGTCACCGACAGCGGCCGGCCGCTGCCGCGCATCGGCGGGCTGCAGGCCAGCGAAATCAAGGGTGAAGACGGGCTGAGATGAGTACACCCCCAGTCTTCGCGCACTTCGTGTCGCGCGCGCCTTCCCCCTCGCCCGGGCAACACCAGCGGCCCGGCAAAGCCGGTTCCGCGGTGTTTCCCGCAAAGACCTCGTTTCTCGTCCCTTCAAGGAGTTTCCTCATGAACCCATTGCGTCACGTCTTCAGCGCCGCGGCCGTTGCCACGC from Variovorax sp. V93 includes the following:
- a CDS encoding UPF0280 family protein, whose translation is MTAQRTALDANRWHFNHGPIDIVAEAHGDPYAVAAAHDAAWARFGHVLDELVRELPLLRAPVAGGVRPRGVVGARMWDACAAFSPMFITPMAAVAGSVAQELIAFYDRPGIERAWINNGGDIALHLAPGHSARVGVYADLARFDWRERDTGLLTTDGQFEIKAAQPVRGVATSGWRGRSFSLGIADSVTVLAATAAQADAAATAIANAVDVDDAAIGRRPASECKDDSDLGDTLVTVDVPPLAPSQVKSALDTGAVCAKVLQKGGLVWAALLVCQGQWRLVEPLCSKSLPSAPSDAVGSVFA
- a CDS encoding ferredoxin--NADP reductase produces the protein MSAFSEERVLSVHHWTDRLFTFTTTRDPALRFSNGHFTMIGLKVNNKPLLRAYSIVSPNYEEHLEFLSIKVEEGPLTSKLQHIQVGDTIIVGRKPTGTLLIDYTLPGKRLYLFGTGTGLAPFMSIIRDPDTYEKFEQVILVHGVRQVDELAYHDLVTDHLPKHEFLGEMVEKQLLYYPTVTREEFRNQGRITDLIETNKLTDDLGLPPLNPVEDRVMLCGSPGLLVDLKHILEKRGFKEGNTSTPGDFVVERAFAEK
- a CDS encoding amino acid synthesis family protein — protein: MTANIRKLVIQVDETRKEMGKDIVPPTRRAVAIAVIENPYAGRFSENLDELIAIGEELGALLGQKAVKALGIEPGQAQSYGKAAIVGENGELEHAAAILHPKLGAPLRAAVERGAALVPSAKKRGTLGTAIDVPLGHKDAAFVRSHFDAVEARVSDAPRANEIVVAVAVTDSGRPLPRIGGLQASEIKGEDGLR
- a CDS encoding 6-hydroxynicotinate reductase produces the protein MTEHTKTDGLPGMDMPVVAEAGSGAFGKAPPRNEKMSSAKVECNACPVLCQISDGRTGACDRYANRQGVLVRVDPVLLLRREIASEAPVLVPFDRPAAEKPEGGAPDWSGDLLHADEVFVTGVGSSTTYPDYKPAPFIVASKAQGVDMVTVVTEGIFSYCSFKVKIDTDRFLGSEQANVRYKGEVVGHVTTAEYGSQMLSLGGVHHLTGGSKKEGRMTAELMQLLGNKKAVECTIDGGSTLVIQAGKAPIVNGVEEQRMRVGCGSAAVGIFARQFAGVADEVVVVDDHITGVLTEHQAGRCLDMAPSGIQMLGRKSTPGRYFQVANPGNGWGGTDIADPLSIIEGWEEGVARPGLRLLMTSTTGEHAQWYVLDEALKPVEQPMPAEVRRIVERIGENCEPSLCTVLFLGGAGGSLRAGVTENPVLLTRAIKRALVNVTCGGAPAYVWPGGGITVMADVMRMPDNSFGTVPTPAIVAPIEFSMRRDDYQALGGHMEHIFSLEQALSRGAWQEDGAPLARQWVVMDDANPWPLGHPPMLG
- a CDS encoding amino acid synthesis family protein, which translates into the protein MIDIRRVFTHVEHIHHEFGPRAATPLVRGAIGAVLTNPFAGRYEPDILPMMALLDPVGVDMAHKLHAAMDVPLEQIATYGKGAIVGAAGELEHGALWHVPGGYAMRELLGWKGDRAAYTAGKAEEKTGQPGNALSIVPSTKKVGPPGAALDVPLTNINASYVRGQFDAIEVRVPGAPAADEIVFILAMSTGYRVHARVGGLLAKDISKWDGLR